TCCCTATCTGTATGGGATTTTAGCTGATCTTAGAGTGAAAGCCAGCTGTGAGAAGCTTTTCAGAGATTGGATAGTAGATTGAGATAGATCAGTGTAGAGGTTTATGTTGGAGTATGGCCTCGGAAGGGGGGAAGATTTCCTTGGTGCAAACATCCTTTGAACTTCTTTTGtgtggcgtcctgtattgccattgcctatgattgctgtaataagcgataaggcattgcaggacagtagtcctgcaatgccttatcacagtgatcatcagtgctgtgctgtaagtcccccagagggacaaaaatagtgtaaaaaaaacaataaaaatgtacacaaaagaaaaattaaaaaaaagttaaaaaaacaactttttttgtgctttttctcaaaatagcataaaaaaaggaaaaaaaaaaaaaatcccacatatttggtattgtcacgtcccaAACAAtgtatacaataagttgcacatgctttttattctgcacggtaaaaagcgaaaaaaaaaaacctgctaaaaaaacgaggcaaaatgctaatttttagccttttgcctccctaaaaaggcaatgaaagtgatgaaaaaagccgtatttaccccaaaatggtaccaataaaaactacagctcgtctcacaaaaataaGTCCCCACAGAGCTTTGTtcatagaaaagtaaaaaagatataggactttgaatgcagcaattttgaaaaaaaaaagatttccaaaaaagtgtttttattgcagaaaagtggaaaaactttaaaaaatgtaagaattttggtattgttgtaatggtagaaaaaatggattgtgtcatttatgctgcatgattaacactgtaaaaaaaaatctatggcagaattgatgcattttctctccctgttatcattaaaaaaaaaaaaagttttacaatatagtccatgtacccaaaaatgccaccaataaaaactacagttcgccacgcactaaaaaaacaagcccttatacggccgtgtcaacggaaaagtaaaaaagttatgacttttgaaaagtggagttgaAAATCCGTCAAAAATTGTTGCactcttaagcccaaaataggccatgtcctaaaggggttaatggtattTTTTCTGCTCCTGTCttcctgtcattcagctgagagctgcccctgattggtccctgcgctgagccaatgagaggcagcagtcactcacccattcatgaattcatgaatgggtgtgtgagtgagagctgcctctgattggtcaggctgtgaccaattagaggcagctcattcagcaggcggggattttaaagccgcTAAATAgtacagagaagcagttcaggagaactgccggcggccgcggcagaactccggctgcagcggagaaggtgagtatacattttttttttattttaacacatttctggatgaattgcagggaagggcttatatatttaagcccttcccgacaattcatcccgcgctcgccggcagcccattgctttcaatggagccggctgtattgccggctccattgaattcaatgggcaaacatcgttcttctctgccacagctgtaacagaagaatgatttgtcttctatatgttctcaacggggccggcgctgctgccgccggccccattgagcgcatatagagaagagaacaggaatcgcagataggtgcgatctgcgatttctgttctataatttatcggacgagcgcataaaaagcgctcatgtgtccaataccattgcaaagcaatggttttataaaatcgccggacgcatgcgcaaatcgcgcgaaaaaacgcccgtctgactaagcccttatgatGCAATGCTCGCTGCTGGTTTGGCTGGGCAGAGTTTGGGTGGATTTTTCTGAGATGTCCAATTTGCTTGAGACCTTCTTGTGTAGTAAAGCATTGTGATGATACTAGCTGGGACTACTACTTTTTCGGTAGGCATGGGATGAAAATACCCTCTTCTGGATTATAAGGTACTGTATAAAGGGAATTTGTCCATTTAAGGTATACAGGCACTGTTTAAGGTGCTCCAATGGACTTGGGAAAAGTACTTACAGAATTCCAAGTGGAATATGTCTGTCAGAGTGGAATCCCACCTTGAATCGTTTACgtatacagtcatacctctactttcatTGCCCTCTTCTTTTGCTGATTTCCAGTTTCGCTGATTCTTCAGCACAGAATTGCGTCTCTGCTTACGTTGCCTGCTTCTCTTTTCGACAGCATCCGTTAGCACACGTGACctcgctgtccaatcacagccattcatggattgcttCAATCACACACtcatggatgaatggctgtgattggcacatCCAGCGTTGGCTGGGATTGGCTAAGTGGGCTGTCAGTCAGCcgagccagccaatcagagcaatctcttgctggtagGAGGGGAATTCTATCTCCATCACTAGAAACAGATGCTTCTGTAGCTTGACAAGTATCTGGCAGCCGACCAGAAGCTCCAAAAGCAGCGGTTGGGACCCtgacggcacctgaaaggtgagtattgattgttTTCCCcccaggtagtgtagctagggcttttaGCTTTTCCAAAAATGtgataccaagttgtgccacgttctTTGCAGCGTTGAAACTGCtgaccattcatttcaatcggcGACGCAGGGCCGAAAAGGTTTGTATgaacagccctattgaaatgaatgggagcattgtacagtgtttagtgctgcgctgaaaaagctgcactaaATGCTGaataaaaatgtggtttggtgtgttgtttggaatgtctagaacaaattaattggatttacattgattcctatagaAATAATCGCcttgagtttcattggtttcaactttagccgattgcttttggacggattaccaacaaaactagaggtttgactgtatgtcTGGACAACAGAATTCACTGCCATACAGGAGGATTGGGGCAATAATGCTGTCAATGATTTTAAGCCAGACCATCAATGGAAGTTAGAGATGAATTAGaaggttttcaaaaacatttaaccAGATGGTACTTTAACCTTCTGAAGCTTTACAGAATTAATCCCAATGCCTCTCCCCTATGCTGGGGACTCTGTGGCTCAGTTGCTTCTTAAACTCCATATATTTAGGGATACCAAATCATAGAAACTCTTCCTGGGGTTACATTCAGGTGTTAATCACCAAAGAATCCAGAGTTTTTGTTTCTGACTGGTATTGACAAAAATTGTTCTAATTTGTTATGTTCTAAACCAGCTTTAGCTATAGTATGGAAATCTTCAGTTAATCTGTCGATTGTTGAACTAATTCAGATAGTTTTCTTTAACTGTCTATATGAGAAAATGTTCACTTATCAACAAGGTATATTTCAAAAATTCTTAACTACTTGATCAGCTTGGCTGAATAAATATCCTTATTTAGCTTAAATGTTCcaatccttatttttttttttttaacttgactATTGGATGTACACAGCTAATTCCAATGACTCTCATCTTACCCAACCACCACCTTTCTTCTCTACGTTTCCTAAAAATCACTGCTATtggttttcaatttttaaaaaaaataaatgtttaaaggggttttctgggtaaaATCTATTGATTACCTACCCCTAGGATAGGTTATTCATAGTTAATATCCTGGGATCCACCCCTCAGGATCCCCAGTGATTAGCCGATTgcctggcccactgtcagtgtggtATGGTCTGACATCATCAAAGGGGATGCAATCGGAAGTGCCATAGAtgacttcactcccactgaaatcaattggagctgaAGTACCAATTACACTTATATGTCCGGCCCGATGCTGGAGGCGGAAATGCTAGAAGTGAAATAGTTGCTGCAGCTCTTGTTAATTGCAGTGTTAGTGAAGCTGGGGAACTTACACTCCCAACTCCTGTGATCAGGTCATCGACTggggacctatcctgaggataaggtcatcaatatcctgagaataggtcattaataatttttgcacagaaaacccctttaaaaaaaaaaaatatatatatatatacacatgttggCTGCATATCATGCCAAATCATATATTACTGGATTAGGTCACATGCAgcttttttaatgtctttatttcTGAAACTATATATTATGGGGTTAATCATAGGGGTAAATACAGTATACAGTAGTGATAGGATTTTACTGATGGTCAATTTGTACTGCTTTGTTGGGATAACATACACACCGAATATAGACCAATAGAATATGGAGACCACAATGAGGTGGGAGctacaggtggagaaggctttatgTCTACCGGTACTGGATGAGATCCTTAAGATTGCAAGAAGAATATTAACATAAGAATAAATGATTATTGTGGTTGGTATAAAGATGGCTGGTATGCTTAGTAGGGAGACTTCTAATTGGACAACAAATGTGTCAGAACATACAATTTCTAGTAAAGCAAGAAGATCGCAGAAGAAATGGTTAATGACATTTGATCTACAGAAGATGAGCATTGATATCGTTATAGTGTCGAGTAATGTAACAGAAAAGCCAAGTAGCCAAGAGATCATTGCCAATGTCATATAATGGGCACTTGTCATGATAGATGTATAACGGAGGGGATTACAGATGGCCACGTATCTATCATAAGACATGACTGTGAGGAGAAAACATTCAAATCCCTCTAAGGCACTGAAAAGATAAAACTGTGTCATGCAACCAACAAAAGTAATGGTTGCCCCATTATTCAGTAGGATGTGGAGCATGTTGGGGGCAATATTTGTGGTTAAGAAGATATCGCCTATAGATAGCTGTGagatgaagaagtacattggagtgTGGAGGTTCTTGCTGGTGGACACCAGGGTGATGATCAAGAGGTTGCCACACATTGTACCACAGTAAACCACCAGGAGAAGACAGAACAAAAGAAGTCTGAAATTTTGGCTGCATTGAAATCCTAAGAGGAAAAACTCTGTGACCACCGTCCGATTGGTCTCCTAGAATAGAAATATAGAGGAAAAATAAGAACATTTCATAATCAATGAAAAGATGACCGTAATAATGTGCAATGTTGGAGGAGAGAAAATCCATCATGGGGacagtactgcagaatataaTTTAAGGTTAAAGATATACAACTTTATTTCTGTatatattaactccttagtgatggagtatttttgttttttctatttttattgtttcctctcccctttaaaaaaatcttaactcctttatttattcatcaatcaagcagtatgagggcttgttttttttgcagaacgagttgtatttttcaatgaagttCAAAAAACAAAGTTAATTTTGTCCCACCTTAATCGCTTGAATGCTTCCCGCTTCCCGTCAGCAGGTATACTCACAAGCCTTCAAATAGCCCTCCGGTTGCTTTTGCTTTCTCATATAAGTAAATTCATAGACAGGAGACCGGCTTGTGTGTAAAATTCTTCCTGCTTTATTTTAATATGTGCAATTCACAGAACACAGAGTACGCGTTTTGATTCTGttagaaccttgctcacctctacaCCACAAATACTTTAACAACCATATAAACTTTATTcttaattaaaaaattaaaatcaactgtgatttaaCCCCTGATTAGTTACTTGTGCTGGGTGCTCCTGGTCAGTATTCTCCCGTAACAGCTGACACCATAGAGCGAGCCTCATTAGCTCTTCAGAACATGTTAATTCGTTCATATAACAACCAAATCAATATTTAGCAAACAATGATGTATCAAAATTAAATAACAATGAAGTATTTTCTGAACATGAAATAGACTAATTAATATAATATGTTAATATATCAGAAACGATTGTTTGACATCAATTTTTCATAATATAAGATAAATTATAATTAATGAATACAAATATTCATTAATTATtcaaatatacatatttataagcATGATTAATAAATGTACAAGAGATCAGTCTTAAAATTCGTACCTTTAGGATACCTTGTGTCCAATGTCAGTATCCAATATGCCTCTCTTTTAAAGACTCGTTCTTGACTGACTGTACCTTTCTTTTTATTGAGGATCCTTTCAATGCCAAAGAAAGAGAAACTTTCTGAACTGCCTGCATGATTTTCTAAAAAGTGTTTAACTACTCCTGAGCTATtgttaatagtagagatgagcgaacgtactcgtccgagcttgatactcgttcgagtattagcgtgttcgagatgctcgttactagaggcgagcaccacgcgatgttcgagttactttcactttcatctctgagacgttagcgcacttttctggccaatagaaagacagggaaggcattacaacttccccctgcgacgttcaagccctataccacccccctgcagtgagtggctagcgagatcaggtgtcacccgagtatataaatcggcccctcccgcggatcgccacagatgcgttctgacagagatcagggaaagtgctgctgatgccggagctgctatagggagagcgttaggagttattttaggcttcaagaaccccaacggtccttcttagggccacatctgaccgtgtgcagtactgttgaggctgctttttgcagtgttgcactttttttttttgtatatcggccgtgcagagcattgcgtccagagcattgcgtgctgcagtaattttacatagtccacggccagtagtggtggtaagGCAgcgacagtgaaagacatatccagtctatatacgcagtgggcttttccaaaaaaatttggggaaaaaaatctatttgggctgcctgtgaccatcctgactgtactgcgtctctgctgggggtagttgtcctaattcatacgcagccagctaagtgttacagcaggcttgcgcaaaattctttcctgcctctgctgtgcgttccataagcgaagtcagcctccaaccacaggccaataagcggcacatttaattacagcgttctgtttctgcactactggtaatacaccatgctgaggggtaggggtaggcatagaggacgtggacgcgggcgaggacgtggaggcccaagtcagggtgtgggcataggccgagctcctgatccagttgtatcgcagccgactgctgcgggattaggagagaggcacgtttctggcgtccccacattcatctcacaattgatgggtccacgcggtagacctttattagaaaatgagcagtgtgagcaggtcctgtcgtggatggcagaaagtgcatccagcaatctatcgaccacccagaattctgcgccgtccactgctgcaactctgaatcctctggctgctgctcctccttcctcccagcctcctcactccattacaatgacacattctgaggagcaggcagactcccaggaaccgtTCCCGGGCccatgcccagaatggccagcaatggttcctctcccaccggaggagtttgtcgtgaccaatgcccaaccttcggaaagttcccggggtccgggggatgaggctggggacttccggcaactgtctcaagacctttcagtgggtgaggaggacgatgacgatgagacacagttgtctatcagtgacgtagtagtaagggcagtaagtccgagggaggagcgcacagaggattcggaggaagagcagcaggacgatgaggtgactgaccccacctggtttgctcggcctgtgcccacaccctgacttgggcctccgcgtcctcggccgcgttcacgtcctctaggcctacccctacccctcagcatggtgtattaccagtagtgcagaaacagaacgctgtaattaaatgtgccgcttattggcctgtggttggaggctgacttcgcttacggaacacacagcagaggcaggaaagaattttgcgcaagcctgctgtaacacttagctggctgcgtatgaattaggacaactacccccagcagagaccctgtacacttgtggacaggattacagcggtgatgtaagaggcaacacagaggcaggaaagaattttgcgcaagactgctgtaacacttagctggctgcgtatgaattaggacaactacccccagcagagacccagtacacttgtggacaggaatacagcggtgatgtaagaggcaacacagaggcaggaaagaattttgcgcaagcctgctgtaacacttagctggctgcgtatgaattaggacaactacccccagcagagacccagtacactgaggacggtcacaggcagcccaaatagattttttttcccaaatgtttttggaaaggcccactgcccatatacactaaatatgtcttctgtccctgcctcaccactactggccctagacaatgtaaaattactgcaggacgcaatgctctgcacggccgatatacaaaaaaaaaaaaaagtgcaacactgcaaaaagcagcctccacactactgcacacggttagatgtggccctaaggagggttcttgaag
The nucleotide sequence above comes from Eleutherodactylus coqui strain aEleCoq1 chromosome 2, aEleCoq1.hap1, whole genome shotgun sequence. Encoded proteins:
- the LOC136610343 gene encoding olfactory receptor 1500-like, which codes for MGVNCFLQLTPTGNSPDMSHGRPGLETNRTVVTEFFLLGFQCSQNFRLLLFCLLLVVYCGTMCGNLLIITLVSTSKNLHTPMYFFISQLSIGDIFLTTNIAPNMLHILLNNGATITFVGCMTQFYLFSALEGFECFLLTVMSYDRYVAICNPLRYTSIMTSAHYMTLAMISWLLGFSVTLLDTITISMLIFCRSNVINHFFCDLLALLEIVCSDTFVVQLEVSLLSIPAIFIPTTIIIYSYVNILLAILRISSSTGRHKAFSTCSSHLIVVSIFYWSIFGVYVIPTKQYKLTISKILSLLYTVFTPMINPIIYSFRNKDIKKAACDLIQ